In Sporolituus thermophilus DSM 23256, a single genomic region encodes these proteins:
- the rlmN gene encoding 23S rRNA (adenine(2503)-C(2))-methyltransferase RlmN: MKTNIFGYFAQEISDLIAQYGLEKYRGRQIAEWIYRRGVSCFADMTNLPLKKRDLLAENFTIDTAYVTAAQHSADRKTSKFLLKFSDGAAVETVLMRHSYGNSLCVSTQVGCGMGCSFCASTLQGVARNLSGGEILAQAIFVNNLLSNEQSRLNSIVIMGSGEPLANYDNVLRFIRLCHEPYCLNLSYRNITLSTCGLVPEMRKLAAEGLPITLAVSLHAPNNELRSQIMPINRRYPIEEVIAAADYYATTTGRRVTYEYTLIKGVNDGLKQAYELARLLAGRLANVNLIAVNAVPERGLLRPDEKQIAAFEQALLRQNVNATVRREMGADIQAACGQLRKKVLAQQEAR; encoded by the coding sequence ATGAAAACCAATATCTTTGGCTATTTTGCCCAAGAAATTTCCGACCTTATCGCGCAGTATGGCCTGGAAAAATATCGTGGGCGCCAAATCGCCGAGTGGATTTACCGCCGGGGAGTAAGCTGCTTCGCCGATATGACCAATCTGCCCCTGAAAAAGCGGGACCTATTGGCAGAGAATTTTACGATTGACACAGCATATGTTACGGCAGCGCAGCATTCCGCCGACAGAAAAACGAGTAAGTTCCTGCTGAAGTTTAGCGACGGCGCAGCAGTTGAAACAGTACTTATGCGCCATTCTTATGGCAACAGTCTTTGCGTTTCCACCCAGGTAGGATGTGGTATGGGGTGCAGTTTTTGTGCTTCTACCCTGCAGGGTGTAGCTCGTAACTTAAGTGGCGGGGAGATATTGGCGCAGGCTATTTTTGTTAATAACCTGCTGTCCAACGAGCAATCACGCCTTAATTCTATTGTTATCATGGGTTCCGGTGAACCTTTAGCTAACTATGACAATGTTTTACGGTTTATTCGCCTGTGTCATGAACCATACTGTCTTAACTTGAGCTACCGCAACATTACCTTGTCCACCTGCGGCTTAGTACCGGAGATGCGTAAACTTGCTGCTGAGGGACTACCCATTACTTTAGCCGTGTCACTTCATGCGCCTAATAATGAACTGCGCTCGCAAATAATGCCAATTAACCGACGTTATCCTATTGAAGAAGTTATTGCGGCAGCAGATTATTATGCGACAACGACAGGACGGCGGGTCACTTATGAATATACGCTCATTAAAGGGGTTAACGACGGACTTAAGCAGGCGTATGAGCTTGCCAGGCTGCTAGCCGGGCGGCTGGCTAACGTAAACTTGATTGCTGTTAACGCTGTGCCAGAACGGGGGCTTTTGCGTCCCGATGAGAAGCAGATTGCCGCATTTGAGCAAGCCTTACTGCGGCAAAATGTTAATGCCACTGTCCGGCGGGAAATGGGCGCTGATATTCAAGCCGCCTGTGGTCAGTTGCGAAAAAAGGTTTTAGCACAACAAGAAGCAAGGTAG
- a CDS encoding peptidoglycan D,D-transpeptidase FtsI family protein gives MRNDIQANLRRIAIILIGLLAILFLYISFVQIFEGNRLAAHPLNRRAIEAARRVPRGEILDRHGDKLAYSERDTAGNYHREYPYGAIFAHLVGYDNPQYGKAGLEGTFNGELSGLTHPERHFGAIARLWGPVPGNHLVLTVDGTLQQVAYRALGGHRGAVVVINPKTGAILAMVSKPAFNPNTLDRDWEKITSAADSPLLNRATQGLYPPGSTVKIMIAEAALREKITDINKVFKCDGKLKIGPDYVLNEASLRAHGKVNLEEALAVSCNVTFGSLALELGRTRMANLFERYGFTRSIGEEWQESPVRLPVFSRLGDGDLAQTGIGQGSLLVTPLRMALIAAAFANNGKIMKPYVVERIVAADGTVINEFKPSEWLTPVEPNLAKIVGQMMETVVAEGTGSAARIGGIKVAGKTGTAENPHGAPHAWFIGYAPADNPKIAVAVLVENGGAGGGVAAPIARQIIAHQLY, from the coding sequence ATGCGTAACGATATTCAGGCCAATTTGCGTAGAATAGCCATAATATTGATAGGTTTATTGGCAATCTTATTTCTCTATATCAGCTTTGTGCAAATTTTTGAAGGAAACCGTCTGGCCGCGCATCCTTTGAACCGGCGGGCCATAGAAGCGGCGCGCCGCGTGCCGCGCGGTGAAATCCTTGATCGCCATGGTGACAAATTAGCTTATAGTGAACGCGATACTGCGGGAAATTATCATCGAGAATATCCATATGGCGCCATTTTTGCCCACTTAGTCGGATATGATAATCCACAATATGGGAAAGCGGGGCTAGAGGGGACATTTAACGGGGAACTTTCCGGACTAACGCATCCCGAGCGGCATTTCGGCGCAATTGCCCGTTTATGGGGGCCTGTTCCCGGCAATCACTTGGTTCTCACCGTAGACGGGACTTTACAGCAAGTAGCATACCGGGCTTTAGGCGGACATCGCGGCGCGGTAGTAGTCATAAATCCTAAAACCGGCGCCATTTTGGCAATGGTGAGTAAACCGGCGTTTAATCCCAACACGCTCGACCGTGATTGGGAAAAAATAACTTCGGCTGCTGATAGTCCGCTGCTCAACCGGGCGACACAAGGACTGTATCCGCCGGGATCCACTGTCAAAATTATGATAGCCGAGGCGGCATTGAGAGAAAAAATAACCGATATTAATAAAGTATTTAAATGCGACGGGAAATTAAAAATCGGACCTGATTATGTCCTGAATGAGGCGAGTTTACGCGCGCATGGCAAAGTGAACTTAGAGGAAGCGTTGGCCGTTTCCTGTAACGTCACTTTTGGCTCATTGGCCCTCGAGTTAGGACGCACGAGGATGGCCAACCTTTTTGAACGTTATGGGTTTACTCGTTCTATTGGCGAAGAGTGGCAGGAAAGCCCTGTCCGACTACCGGTTTTTAGCCGATTGGGCGACGGCGACCTGGCGCAAACAGGAATTGGACAAGGGAGTCTTTTGGTGACGCCGCTTCGTATGGCGCTAATTGCAGCCGCTTTTGCTAATAATGGGAAGATTATGAAGCCCTATGTAGTCGAGAGGATTGTTGCGGCTGACGGCACCGTTATAAATGAGTTTAAACCAAGCGAGTGGTTGACGCCGGTTGAGCCGAATCTTGCCAAAATTGTGGGGCAGATGATGGAAACTGTTGTTGCAGAAGGCACGGGTAGTGCGGCCCGTATTGGCGGCATTAAAGTAGCAGGTAAGACGGGAACAGCCGAAAATCCGCACGGCGCGCCGCATGCCTGGTTTATCGGCTATGCGCCGGCCGACAATCCTAAAATCGCGGTTGCGGTATTAGTCGAAAATGGTGGGGCTGGCGGGGGCGTTGCCGCGCCGATAGCCCGCCAAATTATAGCTCACCAATTATATTGA
- a CDS encoding FhaA domain-containing protein yields MAKLLHALEAFFTNYIEGFFNKGKDTGLQPVELAKKLVKEMENQRSVGVANIYVPNHYTVFLTPPDYERIAPYGQTIADEIAAYLAKQANQRGYVMPGRPKVEFIPDEKLQQGQFRFASRFTVVSPSENIVEKMGDLSETKVYKKLSPLEVACKSVPLTGMITVVEGLDVGLKADVGVNRVNIGRREGNELPLTDMNTSRLHAYIVYEEGAHVIYDARSLNGTYVNGHRITRKKLRSGDRIKVGNSLILYEVN; encoded by the coding sequence ATGGCTAAGTTGTTACACGCGTTGGAAGCCTTTTTTACGAATTATATTGAAGGTTTTTTTAACAAAGGAAAGGATACGGGGCTTCAGCCGGTGGAGCTCGCTAAGAAACTTGTTAAAGAGATGGAAAACCAACGATCGGTAGGAGTCGCGAATATTTACGTGCCTAATCATTATACTGTTTTCCTCACTCCTCCCGACTATGAACGTATAGCACCTTACGGACAAACTATCGCCGACGAAATTGCCGCCTATCTTGCCAAACAGGCTAACCAGCGGGGCTATGTTATGCCGGGGCGCCCCAAAGTGGAGTTTATACCCGACGAGAAGTTGCAGCAGGGTCAATTCCGGTTTGCCAGCCGGTTTACCGTTGTTTCACCCAGCGAAAATATAGTGGAGAAAATGGGTGATTTATCAGAAACTAAGGTCTACAAAAAGCTCTCCCCGCTGGAGGTAGCGTGCAAATCGGTTCCGCTCACTGGCATGATAACAGTAGTAGAAGGGTTAGACGTCGGCCTGAAGGCTGATGTTGGCGTTAACCGCGTCAATATCGGACGGAGGGAGGGTAATGAGCTTCCGCTCACCGATATGAATACCTCCCGTTTGCATGCTTATATTGTTTATGAAGAAGGCGCTCATGTCATATACGATGCAAGAAGTCTCAATGGGACTTATGTAAACGGGCATCGGATTACGCGCAAGAAGTTGCGCAGCGGTGACCGCATCAAAGTGGGCAACTCACTGATCTTGTACGAGGTGAATTAA
- the pknB gene encoding Stk1 family PASTA domain-containing Ser/Thr kinase, translating into MADVYRAHDKLLDRSVAVKVLRSQFTNDEEFVTRFRREAQAAARLSHPNIVNIYDVGHDEDIYYIVMEYISGETLKDKILREAPLPVETAVRIALEIAEALEHAHQSGLIHCDIKPHNILMTRAGRVKVTDFGIARAVTSATMTQTGTIIGSVHYFSPEQAKGSVIGAKSDIYSLGVVLYEMLTGTVPFTGETPISVALKHLQEEPKPPREANPEIPPLLEAVVLKAMAKNADARFGDISEMIADLKLVQNYLRDDRTRRLSREDFPTQILPRIAAPEGNIQHQPEAEAKPLPAPSPAKSRGWIWALAALLIIAFAIGAFLAYGKFWSLNEVTVPNVVGKHIDSARNILTSQNLRVSVTESFSDKVPAGYVISQSPEAGAVVKEQRTINLVVSRGGEVTAVPDLRGLNRRDAELQIRNAGLVLGRIDEQFSADAAQDTVIAQNPRPPAQVTKGTAVDIVISKGAGPRRIVLPDFRGTPIGTVNTQLDSLKLKLGKVTEAASDKYPPGTITDQNPAPASEVVEGSSVDFVVAKSPATAVKRAVVQITVPEGPIRQAIQIVVTDANGRRVVYEAVHKPGERIEKTIEGVGQVRVQVYINGVLLQEQTL; encoded by the coding sequence ATGGCTGACGTTTATCGTGCTCACGACAAACTGCTTGACCGTTCGGTAGCGGTAAAAGTGCTGCGCTCCCAATTTACCAACGACGAAGAATTCGTCACCCGTTTCCGCCGCGAGGCCCAGGCTGCTGCCCGTTTGTCCCATCCGAACATCGTTAACATTTATGACGTCGGCCACGACGAGGATATATACTATATCGTCATGGAGTATATCTCAGGGGAAACGCTCAAAGACAAGATTTTGCGCGAGGCTCCTCTGCCGGTAGAAACGGCGGTACGCATTGCGCTAGAAATTGCAGAGGCATTGGAACATGCCCATCAAAGCGGACTAATCCACTGCGATATAAAACCGCACAACATTCTGATGACACGCGCGGGCAGGGTGAAAGTTACCGATTTCGGCATTGCTAGGGCGGTAACATCGGCGACTATGACCCAGACAGGGACGATTATCGGTTCTGTTCACTATTTTTCGCCGGAACAAGCCAAAGGTTCCGTTATTGGTGCCAAGTCTGATATCTATTCTCTTGGTGTTGTTCTTTATGAAATGCTGACCGGAACAGTGCCATTCACCGGCGAAACACCTATTAGCGTTGCTTTGAAGCACTTGCAGGAAGAACCCAAACCGCCGCGCGAAGCCAATCCGGAAATTCCGCCGCTCCTTGAAGCAGTGGTACTTAAAGCTATGGCCAAGAATGCCGATGCACGTTTTGGCGATATTAGCGAAATGATTGCCGATTTAAAACTAGTACAAAATTATTTGCGTGATGACCGCACTCGACGACTATCGCGCGAAGACTTTCCTACCCAAATATTACCTCGGATTGCCGCGCCGGAAGGGAACATCCAGCATCAGCCTGAAGCTGAAGCTAAGCCGCTACCGGCGCCGTCTCCCGCAAAATCGCGGGGCTGGATCTGGGCGTTGGCCGCGCTGCTTATCATTGCCTTTGCCATAGGAGCTTTTTTGGCTTATGGCAAGTTTTGGAGCCTCAATGAGGTTACCGTTCCCAATGTTGTGGGGAAACATATTGACAGCGCCCGCAATATTTTGACTAGCCAGAATTTGCGGGTAAGCGTTACTGAAAGCTTTAGTGACAAAGTACCGGCCGGATACGTTATATCACAAAGCCCGGAGGCGGGCGCCGTAGTAAAAGAACAACGCACAATCAACCTCGTTGTCAGTCGAGGAGGAGAGGTAACGGCCGTTCCCGATTTAAGGGGATTAAATAGACGTGATGCTGAGCTGCAGATCCGTAATGCCGGTCTTGTTTTAGGACGAATTGATGAGCAGTTTTCCGCCGATGCCGCTCAGGATACGGTTATTGCGCAGAACCCACGGCCACCGGCCCAAGTAACCAAAGGGACGGCAGTTGATATTGTTATTAGTAAAGGGGCAGGGCCACGCCGCATTGTTCTTCCCGATTTTCGTGGGACGCCAATAGGTACTGTTAATACGCAACTTGACAGCTTAAAGCTGAAACTTGGCAAGGTAACCGAGGCAGCGAGTGATAAATACCCGCCGGGCACAATCACTGACCAAAATCCGGCGCCGGCTTCCGAAGTCGTGGAAGGCTCATCTGTAGACTTTGTTGTGGCTAAAAGCCCGGCAACGGCCGTCAAGCGGGCGGTTGTACAAATCACGGTGCCGGAAGGGCCAATCCGTCAGGCCATCCAAATTGTCGTGACCGACGCGAATGGACGGCGCGTTGTTTATGAAGCAGTTCATAAACCAGGCGAACGGATAGAAAAAACAATTGAAGGTGTTGGTCAGGTACGTGTGCAAGTATATATCAACGGTGTACTTCTGCAGGAACAGACATTGTAG
- a CDS encoding Stp1/IreP family PP2C-type Ser/Thr phosphatase — protein sequence MIGLPAFAKSDIGQVRKNNEDSYVCIYPRLYIVADGMGGHVAGEIASSLATKTVSEYVQRQDGGSPEVILGQAVNEANRIIYQMAQSNPEYAGMGTTIVVAFVDGEKVYWAYVGDSRIYLIREDGMLLLTEDHSVVWELIKSGTITLEEAKNHPHRNILTRALGTSESVRVDMGKTDWQVGDFLLLCTDGLTNMVSEQDIFQTIQRYKADGEKALEELVGRANAAGGLDNITAILVQREE from the coding sequence GTGATAGGATTGCCGGCCTTTGCGAAATCCGATATCGGACAGGTCAGAAAAAATAATGAGGATAGTTATGTCTGTATTTACCCTCGTTTATATATCGTTGCAGACGGAATGGGTGGTCATGTAGCGGGAGAGATCGCCAGTAGCCTGGCAACCAAGACGGTCAGTGAATATGTGCAGCGGCAAGATGGCGGTAGCCCGGAAGTTATTCTCGGTCAAGCTGTAAACGAGGCCAATAGAATCATTTATCAAATGGCCCAGTCTAATCCGGAATATGCTGGTATGGGGACGACCATTGTCGTTGCATTTGTCGATGGGGAAAAAGTTTACTGGGCTTACGTAGGTGATAGTCGCATTTACTTAATTCGTGAGGACGGCATGCTACTTCTCACCGAAGACCATTCTGTCGTTTGGGAGCTGATAAAAAGCGGTACCATCACCTTAGAGGAGGCCAAAAATCACCCACATCGGAACATCCTCACCCGTGCCTTGGGGACGAGTGAATCAGTACGGGTAGATATGGGTAAAACTGATTGGCAGGTGGGTGATTTTTTGTTGTTATGTACTGACGGTTTGACCAACATGGTCAGTGAACAGGATATTTTTCAGACCATCCAACGCTACAAAGCTGACGGGGAAAAGGCTCTTGAAGAATTAGTCGGGCGGGCTAACGCGGCTGGTGGATTAGATAATATTACGGCAATACTGGTGCAGCGGGAAGAGTGA
- a CDS encoding FtsW/RodA/SpoVE family cell cycle protein, with the protein MQRLDSVRRCERGLLLIASLILLNGIAAVQMAGGNINPSYLVVAIALCLAWFIVHSLVRRNKSSKGDPLLLPIIAVLVAIGLTIILRLKPQLFLLQTLWVAVGLIAFLGVCNLGRRLEEIAVYKYSIGMIGIVLLLATILFGVEVGGNKNWIVLGPVRFQPSEFAKLFIILFLASYLNERREVLAFATRHFGPLDVPQMRFIGPLVLVWGFAMLMLVFQRDLGSALLYFATTLIMVYLASGRISYIIIGVILFLTGAVACYYIFPHVQTRVDIWLNPWADPTGRAYQIVQSLFAFGAGGILGSGLTYGFPDFIPEVHTDFVFAAIAEEMGFVGVAAVLTTYQILIYRAFRIALKAISPLLTLVAGGLAVFLALQIFLIIGGVVKFVPLTGITLPFISYGGSSVVSNFMLVGLLFAVSEMRAVDA; encoded by the coding sequence ATGCAAAGATTAGATTCTGTACGACGCTGTGAACGGGGTCTGCTGCTTATTGCCAGCCTAATTCTCCTTAATGGCATTGCCGCAGTACAAATGGCTGGCGGCAATATAAATCCTTCATATCTCGTAGTAGCTATTGCGCTCTGCTTGGCATGGTTTATCGTCCATAGCTTAGTGAGACGTAATAAAAGCTCCAAGGGCGACCCGCTGCTCCTTCCCATTATTGCCGTCCTCGTCGCTATAGGGTTGACGATTATCTTACGCCTGAAACCGCAGCTTTTTTTGTTGCAAACATTGTGGGTTGCCGTAGGTCTCATTGCTTTTCTTGGTGTCTGTAACCTTGGTCGGCGACTGGAGGAAATAGCCGTCTATAAATATAGTATCGGCATGATTGGGATTGTCCTGCTTCTTGCCACGATTCTTTTTGGTGTAGAGGTTGGGGGCAACAAAAATTGGATTGTACTCGGCCCAGTGCGTTTTCAACCGTCTGAATTCGCTAAGCTTTTTATTATTTTGTTTCTGGCTTCTTATTTGAATGAGCGGCGGGAGGTACTAGCTTTTGCCACCAGGCACTTTGGCCCCTTAGATGTGCCTCAAATGCGGTTTATTGGGCCGCTTGTACTGGTATGGGGCTTTGCGATGCTAATGCTTGTTTTTCAGCGCGATTTAGGCTCGGCATTGCTTTATTTTGCGACAACATTGATCATGGTGTATTTGGCAAGCGGTCGCATCAGCTATATTATAATAGGCGTGATATTATTCCTTACCGGCGCAGTGGCCTGTTACTATATTTTCCCGCATGTTCAGACAAGAGTTGATATTTGGCTTAACCCATGGGCAGACCCTACGGGACGGGCCTACCAAATTGTGCAATCCCTATTTGCGTTTGGGGCAGGCGGAATACTGGGAAGCGGTCTTACTTACGGCTTTCCTGACTTTATTCCTGAAGTGCATACCGACTTTGTCTTTGCAGCCATTGCCGAAGAAATGGGCTTTGTCGGTGTTGCTGCAGTCTTGACTACATATCAAATACTTATTTATCGCGCTTTCCGTATTGCCCTGAAGGCCATTTCTCCCCTTCTGACCTTGGTTGCCGGCGGACTTGCCGTTTTTTTGGCGCTGCAGATTTTTTTGATCATTGGCGGAGTTGTTAAATTCGTACCGCTTACCGGCATAACGTTGCCATTTATCAGCTATGGCGGCAGTTCTGTCGTTTCCAATTTTATGCTTGTCGGCCTTTTATTCGCCGTTTCAGAAATGAGGGCGGTTGATGCGTAA
- the rsgA gene encoding ribosome small subunit-dependent GTPase A, with product MLRGVVVKAYNSYYYVQTGDKLTMCTLRGRFKKERFSLFVGDEVEYLPLDEGKGVIETILPRRSMLKRPMVANVDQVMLTFAAASPDPSFIIIDRFLILAELSQLNTLICLNKADLADASETGQIVDLYRQIGYSVLATSVKTGQGIGELRCQLYGRITVFAGPSGVGKSSLLNAVEPGLSLVTGEVSTKIGRGKHTTRFAELLPLAGGGFVVDTPGFSFTEFADIAPSELARAFPEIAAAALGCKFNTCLHYKEPQCAVKQAVTEGRIAASRYASYLEVLSEVQENRKGY from the coding sequence TTGTTGCGGGGCGTTGTGGTGAAGGCTTATAACAGTTATTACTATGTGCAGACAGGCGATAAGCTAACAATGTGCACATTGCGCGGCCGTTTTAAGAAAGAACGCTTTTCGCTCTTTGTGGGCGACGAAGTAGAATATTTGCCGCTCGATGAAGGCAAAGGCGTAATAGAGACAATCCTGCCCCGCCGCAGCATGTTAAAACGGCCGATGGTAGCAAATGTTGATCAGGTCATGTTAACTTTTGCTGCCGCCAGCCCTGACCCCAGCTTTATCATCATTGACCGCTTTCTGATATTAGCCGAACTGTCACAGCTAAATACCTTAATTTGCTTGAATAAGGCTGACTTGGCTGATGCGTCTGAGACAGGTCAAATTGTAGATCTTTACCGCCAAATCGGTTATTCTGTTCTGGCGACATCTGTAAAGACCGGTCAGGGAATTGGTGAATTACGGTGCCAGCTTTACGGACGGATTACCGTGTTTGCCGGCCCATCAGGCGTCGGGAAGTCTAGCTTGTTGAATGCCGTTGAACCAGGCTTGTCCTTGGTGACAGGCGAGGTTAGCACAAAAATCGGGCGTGGTAAACACACGACCCGTTTTGCCGAACTTCTACCTTTAGCGGGCGGCGGTTTCGTTGTCGATACTCCCGGTTTTAGTTTTACCGAGTTCGCCGATATTGCACCGAGCGAGCTGGCGAGGGCCTTTCCGGAGATTGCCGCGGCAGCACTGGGCTGTAAGTTTAACACCTGTCTGCATTACAAAGAGCCGCAGTGCGCTGTCAAACAGGCCGTGACTGAAGGCCGTATCGCCGCATCACGCTACGCTTCCTATCTGGAAGTGCTGAGCGAAGTACAAGAAAATAGGAAAGGATATTGA
- a CDS encoding FHA domain-containing protein has product MPGKALAMAIAGTVLQYTLLLLLYYFLFRVVKIIYLDLQSSKITTHAPVQPAELKPAKLRVQAASVQLAQPVFELAETTSIGRSDANDIVINEAYVSHEHACINFYKQQYWLADLNSTNGTFVNGQRITEEVPLRSGDIIKIGSVSFKFER; this is encoded by the coding sequence GTGCCGGGAAAAGCGCTAGCTATGGCTATAGCCGGGACGGTCCTGCAATATACTTTGCTGTTACTTCTATACTATTTTTTATTCCGGGTTGTCAAAATCATCTATCTTGATTTGCAAAGCTCTAAAATAACAACCCATGCACCGGTTCAGCCCGCTGAGCTCAAGCCAGCGAAACTTAGAGTGCAGGCGGCTTCGGTACAACTCGCTCAGCCTGTTTTTGAATTGGCAGAGACGACGTCAATTGGGCGCAGTGATGCGAACGATATTGTGATTAATGAAGCCTACGTCTCTCATGAGCATGCTTGCATAAATTTTTACAAGCAGCAGTATTGGCTTGCTGACCTTAACAGTACCAACGGAACATTTGTTAACGGTCAGCGAATCACCGAAGAAGTGCCTTTGCGTAGCGGAGATATCATTAAAATCGGATCAGTCAGTTTTAAGTTTGAGAGGTGA
- the rpe gene encoding ribulose-phosphate 3-epimerase: MVKIAPSLLAADFTRLAEEIKKVEQAGADLLHLDIMDGHFVPNLTFGAPVVAALRQVSKLPFDVHLMVTNPQEHINAFVKAGADWITVHAETHPHLHRLLQTIKDHGVRAGIALNPSTPLATIEEVLPDVDMVLLMSVNPGFGGQQFISNVLDKIRRLRQMITERNLSVTIEVDGGINAETAPAVVAAGATVLVAGSAVYGAPDVAKAIASLRG; this comes from the coding sequence ATGGTCAAAATTGCGCCATCACTTCTTGCTGCTGATTTTACCCGCTTGGCAGAAGAAATTAAAAAGGTTGAACAGGCAGGCGCCGATTTACTCCACCTGGATATTATGGACGGACATTTTGTGCCCAATCTGACTTTTGGGGCGCCTGTTGTAGCAGCGCTGCGTCAAGTGAGTAAGCTACCTTTCGATGTACACCTAATGGTAACAAATCCGCAGGAGCACATTAATGCTTTTGTCAAAGCGGGGGCAGACTGGATTACTGTCCATGCCGAAACACACCCCCATCTTCATCGTTTGCTGCAAACTATTAAAGACCATGGCGTTAGAGCCGGTATTGCCTTGAATCCGTCTACACCGCTTGCCACTATTGAAGAGGTCTTGCCAGATGTTGACATGGTGCTCTTGATGAGTGTAAACCCAGGATTCGGCGGACAGCAATTTATTTCGAACGTATTAGACAAAATACGCCGTCTACGGCAAATGATTACAGAACGTAATCTGTCAGTAACAATCGAGGTAGACGGCGGCATCAATGCCGAGACGGCACCGGCTGTTGTTGCCGCCGGTGCTACGGTTTTAGTGGCCGGTTCGGCCGTCTACGGAGCGCCTGATGTGGCTAAAGCAATCGCAAGTCTAAGGGGGTAG
- the rsmB gene encoding 16S rRNA (cytosine(967)-C(5))-methyltransferase RsmB: MNAREVALKVINSVDIDGAYANIALAQEISQRDLTDRDRRFITELVYGTIKAGATLDWILSHYSSRPLDKIHPVIRNILRMGIYQIFFLSRIPVSAACNEAVKLAKKYGHTGTVKFVNAVLRSAGRNPDKVVYPDRERDPEKYIALRYFHPEWLVRRWVARFGAAICERLCKANNETPPLTLRTNTLKINRVDLLRRLACEGVVCEPSAWAPEGILCHEYPALSKLASLRAGLFQVQDESSMTVAHVLSPRPGDFVIDACGAPGGKSTHIAALMENKGKVLATDIYEHKLALMRDNAVRLGISIIETQLLDAVKLGELYPGQADRVLVDAPCSGLGVLRRKPDSRWRKNEQMLTDLPRLQLAILASAAKCLKPGGILVYSTCTTEPEENGEVVKSFLAANPEFILEPAGRYLPVPRQEEMVQLWPHSDGVDGFFIARMVRRG; encoded by the coding sequence GTGAACGCGAGAGAAGTGGCGCTAAAAGTTATCAACAGTGTGGATATCGATGGTGCTTATGCAAATATTGCCCTGGCGCAGGAAATTAGCCAGAGGGACCTTACTGACCGGGATCGGCGCTTCATTACCGAACTGGTTTATGGCACGATAAAAGCAGGCGCAACTCTTGATTGGATTTTGAGCCACTATAGCAGCCGCCCGCTGGACAAGATTCACCCGGTAATCCGCAATATTTTGCGTATGGGGATTTATCAGATCTTTTTTTTGTCGCGGATCCCGGTTTCCGCTGCGTGCAATGAGGCTGTAAAGCTAGCCAAAAAATATGGTCATACCGGGACAGTCAAATTTGTAAATGCTGTTTTGCGCAGTGCCGGGCGAAATCCCGACAAGGTCGTTTACCCTGATAGGGAGCGGGACCCGGAAAAATACATTGCTCTTCGCTATTTTCACCCTGAATGGTTGGTTAGGCGTTGGGTTGCCAGATTTGGCGCCGCTATATGTGAGCGGCTGTGTAAGGCTAATAACGAGACACCACCTCTCACACTGCGAACCAATACCTTAAAGATAAACCGGGTCGACCTGCTGCGCCGCCTGGCCTGCGAGGGCGTGGTTTGCGAACCTTCGGCCTGGGCGCCGGAAGGAATTTTATGCCATGAGTATCCGGCTTTAAGCAAGTTGGCATCGCTTCGCGCCGGTTTGTTTCAAGTTCAGGACGAAAGTTCCATGACGGTAGCCCATGTACTGTCGCCGCGGCCAGGAGATTTTGTAATCGACGCTTGCGGCGCTCCGGGCGGTAAGAGTACCCATATCGCCGCTCTTATGGAAAATAAGGGAAAGGTGCTGGCGACGGATATTTATGAGCATAAGCTGGCTTTGATGCGTGATAACGCCGTCCGTTTAGGCATTTCCATTATTGAGACGCAATTATTGGATGCCGTTAAACTTGGCGAATTATATCCCGGGCAGGCTGACCGGGTGCTGGTCGATGCGCCCTGTTCCGGCCTTGGCGTCTTGCGGCGCAAACCTGACTCACGATGGCGTAAAAACGAACAAATGTTAACCGACTTACCGCGTCTGCAACTCGCCATTTTGGCCAGCGCGGCCAAATGTCTAAAGCCTGGGGGAATTTTAGTCTACAGTACTTGTACTACGGAGCCGGAAGAAAACGGAGAAGTGGTAAAAAGTTTTCTAGCAGCAAACCCTGAATTCATCCTTGAACCGGCTGGACGCTATTTACCTGTGCCCCGGCAGGAGGAGATGGTACAACTTTGGCCGCATTCGGACGGTGTAGACGGTTTTTTTATTGCCCGGATGGTGCGCAGAGGATAG